In Nonomuraea helvata, one genomic interval encodes:
- the add gene encoding adenosine deaminase, with translation MRDVRTLPKAHLHVHLESTVRPETVRELGGTSERAEAFGTFREFADERARVRSLLRTAEHFRRIAVEFCEDEAAQGSRYVEVTFTAASHGERVGEPEMPLEAVLDGLAEGGARFGIECRVLLDHSRRRPVERLWQTFKLAGRYERVIGMGLAGDEAYPLAPFAEVFEAARETGLHLVHHAGEAAGAGSIREALDLGHAERLGHGIRVLDDDALVAEVRERGIPLEVCPTSNVLLGLVPSLPEHPLPRLREAGLAVTINTDGETALADEYARLRDVFGYEDAELAELARASIDASFAPEGLKTELRAQVDAWLAAP, from the coding sequence GTGAGAGACGTACGGACCCTGCCCAAAGCCCACCTGCACGTTCACCTGGAGAGCACCGTACGGCCGGAGACCGTGCGCGAGCTGGGCGGCACGTCCGAGCGGGCGGAGGCGTTCGGGACCTTCAGGGAGTTCGCCGACGAGCGGGCGCGGGTGCGCTCGCTGCTGCGCACGGCCGAGCACTTCCGGCGGATCGCCGTGGAGTTCTGCGAGGACGAGGCCGCCCAGGGCAGCCGCTACGTGGAGGTGACCTTCACCGCCGCCTCCCACGGCGAGCGGGTGGGGGAGCCGGAGATGCCGCTGGAGGCGGTGCTCGACGGGCTGGCCGAGGGCGGGGCCAGGTTCGGGATCGAGTGCCGGGTGCTGCTCGACCACTCCAGGCGGCGGCCGGTGGAGCGGCTGTGGCAGACGTTCAAGCTGGCCGGCCGCTACGAGCGGGTGATCGGGATGGGGCTGGCCGGTGACGAGGCCTACCCGCTGGCGCCGTTCGCGGAGGTGTTCGAGGCGGCCAGGGAGACGGGGCTGCACCTGGTGCACCACGCGGGCGAGGCGGCCGGCGCGGGCAGCATCCGCGAGGCGCTCGACCTCGGGCACGCCGAGCGGCTCGGGCACGGCATCCGGGTGCTCGACGACGACGCGCTGGTGGCCGAGGTGCGCGAGCGCGGGATCCCGTTGGAGGTCTGCCCCACCTCCAACGTCCTGCTCGGGCTCGTCCCTTCGCTGCCCGAGCACCCGCTGCCCCGGCTGCGGGAGGCGGGGCTGGCGGTCACGATCAACACGGACGGGGAGACGGCGCTGGCCGACGAGTACGCCCGGCTGCGGGACGTGTTCGGGTACGAGGACGCGGAGCTGGCGGAGCTGGCCCGGGCCTCGATCGACGCGTCGTTCGCCCCCGAAGGGCTGAAGACGGAGCTCAGGGCCCAGGTGGACGCCTGGCTCGCCGCCCCGTGA
- a CDS encoding phosphotransferase family protein: MDDGLPEPVLAAVLGRPGGVVVTCRREPVSGGTGAATGAVTRLSGVARCGGDEVPFSVVRKEVRPVRSGRHAPYAGDPRHWAYWRREPLAYASGLLPTGPELAAPRCHGVVGDVMYLADVRGRPEQPGRAARRLGAWQARAAVPDVPWLAGHQLAQRLLAAGAWTPVDADPRVARLWRRRDELLAELARLPVVLTHGDFSAGNLMDSAGVTVVLDWATLGAAPVGADLAALALTTFMDPVEDYLAGAGGRFERADVELGYRATLALTGAGRVHWMLSRGMRLPDGYEDFILSRAPGA, translated from the coding sequence ATGGATGACGGGCTGCCCGAGCCCGTTCTGGCCGCTGTGCTGGGACGGCCGGGCGGGGTGGTGGTGACGTGCCGCCGGGAGCCGGTCAGCGGCGGCACGGGGGCGGCGACCGGGGCCGTGACCAGGCTGTCCGGCGTGGCCCGGTGCGGGGGCGACGAGGTGCCGTTCAGCGTGGTGCGCAAGGAGGTCCGCCCCGTGCGGTCCGGACGGCACGCCCCTTACGCCGGGGATCCCCGCCACTGGGCGTACTGGCGGCGCGAGCCCCTGGCGTACGCGAGCGGCCTGCTCCCCACCGGACCCGAGCTGGCCGCGCCGCGCTGTCACGGCGTCGTGGGCGACGTGATGTACCTGGCCGATGTGAGGGGCCGGCCCGAGCAGCCGGGACGGGCGGCCCGCAGGCTCGGGGCCTGGCAGGCCCGCGCGGCGGTGCCGGACGTGCCCTGGCTGGCCGGGCACCAGCTCGCCCAGCGGCTCCTCGCCGCCGGCGCATGGACCCCCGTGGACGCCGACCCGCGCGTCGCCCGGCTGTGGCGGCGCCGGGACGAGCTGCTCGCGGAGCTGGCGCGGCTTCCGGTCGTTCTGACGCACGGCGACTTCTCGGCCGGGAACCTGATGGACTCGGCCGGCGTGACCGTGGTGCTGGACTGGGCCACGCTCGGCGCGGCTCCCGTCGGGGCGGACCTGGCGGCGCTGGCGCTGACCACGTTCATGGACCCGGTGGAGGACTACCTGGCCGGGGCGGGCGGCCGGTTCGAGCGGGCGGACGTCGAGCTGGGATACCGCGCGACGCTCGCGCTGACGGGGGCCGGGCGGGTGCACTGGATGCTGTCGCGGGGGATGCGGCTGCCCGATGGATACGAGGACTTCATCCTGTCCCGGGCACCCGGTGCATGA
- a CDS encoding LacI family DNA-binding transcriptional regulator, producing MARATLADVAAAAGVSVPTVSKVLSGKKHVSAATRDKVLEAVRAFGYEAPRPPSTPRAGLVDLLIDGLGSPWAQVLIKGAEQAAARWGFSLVVTSSARADFDLRRWIGIVRKRSTDGIVLVLSRANQEEISAIEELLHVPLVLLDPVGKRDPRISTVGATNWSGGVMATTHLLELGHTRIGFIGGPLETQCTLDRYEGYLAAHRTFGIDPDPGLTRYGDFLISGGREFGAELLDRPDRPTAIFAGSDLQAAGVYQAATERGMRVPDELSVVGFDDSTLCEMMSPPLTTVRQPLDDMANEAVRLISEELTHPRGAAGTRIELATSLVLRSSTARPAF from the coding sequence GTGGCTCGAGCAACGCTGGCAGACGTCGCGGCCGCCGCCGGAGTGTCCGTGCCGACCGTCTCCAAGGTCCTGAGCGGCAAGAAGCACGTCTCGGCGGCCACCAGGGACAAGGTGCTCGAGGCCGTCAGGGCCTTCGGGTACGAGGCCCCGCGCCCGCCGAGCACGCCCCGGGCCGGCCTCGTCGACCTGCTCATCGACGGGCTCGGCTCGCCGTGGGCCCAGGTGCTCATCAAGGGCGCGGAGCAGGCGGCGGCGCGGTGGGGGTTCTCGCTCGTGGTGACGTCCTCCGCCCGCGCCGACTTCGACCTGCGGCGCTGGATCGGGATCGTGCGCAAGCGCAGCACCGACGGGATCGTGCTGGTGCTGTCGCGGGCCAACCAGGAGGAGATCTCGGCCATCGAGGAGCTGCTGCACGTTCCGCTGGTGCTGCTCGACCCGGTGGGCAAGCGCGATCCGCGCATCTCCACCGTCGGCGCCACGAACTGGTCGGGCGGCGTCATGGCCACCACCCACCTGCTGGAGCTGGGGCACACGAGGATCGGGTTCATCGGCGGGCCGCTCGAGACGCAGTGCACGCTCGACCGGTACGAGGGCTACCTGGCGGCACACCGTACCTTCGGGATCGACCCCGATCCCGGGCTGACGCGTTACGGCGACTTCCTCATCTCGGGCGGCAGGGAGTTCGGGGCCGAGCTGCTCGACCGCCCCGACCGGCCGACCGCCATCTTCGCCGGGTCGGACCTGCAGGCGGCGGGCGTCTACCAGGCGGCGACCGAGCGCGGGATGCGGGTGCCGGACGAGCTGTCGGTGGTGGGGTTCGACGACTCGACGCTGTGCGAGATGATGTCGCCGCCGCTCACCACCGTCCGCCAGCCGCTCGACGACATGGCCAACGAAGCGGTCCGGCTCATCTCGGAGGAGCTGACCCATCCGAGGGGCGCGGCGGGGACGCGCATCGAGCTCGCCACCTCCCTCGTCCTCCGCAGCAGCACGGCGCGGCCCGCCTTCTGA
- a CDS encoding beta-glucosidase family protein, with protein MERVEQLLAEMSLDEKLAQLVGVWLNVNREEGVVAPLQDAMQGEDVEFEAFARHGLGHVTRHYGTRPVDPEWASTALAARQRWLRDHTRLGIPALAHEECLTGLAAWRATTYPVPPAWGASFDPELVERMGARIGADMRALGVHQGLAPVLDVIRDQRWGRVEECISEDPYEVATIGAAYVRGVQSTGVIATLKHFVGYSNSRAGRNLAPVHAGAREVADTLLFPFEVAVKDARAGSVMNSYAEIDGIPVAADPYYLTRVLRDEWGFEGTVVADYFAVAFLHTLHAVASGAEDAAVQALTAGIDVELPTGVAYLEPLKQAVTEGRIDEALVDRALRRVLLQKAQLGLLDDGYEPEPSGPVDLDDPDSRDLARRLAEESIVLLTNGGVLPLGDAAGRTVAVIGPNADDVTALFGCYSFVNHVLPHFPEVESGIAAPTLLDALREEFPGATIQVERGTGVDDGDRTGIAAAARLAAESDLAILVLGDRSGLFGRGTSGEGCDAETLDLPGAQQELVDAVIATGTPTVVVLMTGRAYAVPGLLRDAAAVVQAYFPGEEGAGAVARVLSGAVNPSGRLPMSMPRSTAGQPYSYLHPRLGAASSVSNIDPAPALSFGHGLSYTSFAYEDLTADGTAGTAGSIRCSVVVRNTGERAGAEVVQVYASDKVASVTRPVAQLVGYARVELAPGESAKVAFDVPVRLLAFTGRDGRRVVEPGEIGLSVRRSVAEPIAETSVELTGPLYEVTGSERRLTTVSVEPGKEL; from the coding sequence ATGGAACGGGTCGAGCAACTGCTCGCGGAGATGTCGCTCGACGAGAAGCTCGCCCAGCTCGTCGGCGTGTGGCTGAACGTCAACAGGGAAGAGGGCGTCGTCGCGCCGCTGCAGGACGCGATGCAGGGCGAGGACGTCGAGTTCGAGGCGTTCGCCCGCCACGGCCTGGGCCACGTCACCCGCCACTACGGCACCAGGCCCGTCGACCCGGAGTGGGCGAGCACGGCGCTGGCCGCGCGGCAGCGCTGGCTCCGCGACCACACCCGGCTCGGCATCCCGGCGCTCGCGCATGAGGAGTGCCTGACGGGGCTGGCGGCCTGGCGCGCCACGACGTACCCGGTGCCGCCCGCGTGGGGCGCGTCGTTCGACCCCGAACTGGTGGAGCGGATGGGCGCCAGGATCGGGGCCGACATGCGGGCGCTCGGCGTCCACCAGGGCCTCGCCCCGGTGCTCGACGTGATCCGAGACCAGCGTTGGGGACGGGTCGAGGAGTGCATCTCCGAGGACCCGTACGAGGTCGCGACCATCGGCGCGGCCTACGTGCGCGGTGTGCAGTCCACGGGCGTGATCGCCACGCTCAAGCACTTCGTCGGCTACTCCAACTCCCGCGCCGGGCGCAACCTCGCCCCTGTGCACGCCGGTGCCCGCGAGGTGGCCGACACGCTGCTGTTCCCGTTCGAGGTCGCGGTCAAGGACGCGCGGGCGGGCTCGGTCATGAACTCCTACGCCGAGATCGACGGCATCCCGGTCGCCGCCGACCCGTACTACCTGACCCGGGTCCTCAGGGACGAATGGGGCTTCGAGGGCACGGTCGTCGCCGACTACTTCGCGGTCGCCTTCCTGCACACCCTGCACGCGGTGGCCTCCGGCGCCGAGGACGCGGCCGTGCAGGCGCTCACCGCGGGCATCGACGTCGAGCTGCCCACCGGGGTGGCGTACCTGGAGCCGCTGAAGCAGGCTGTCACCGAGGGCAGGATCGACGAGGCCCTCGTCGACCGGGCGCTGCGCCGCGTGCTGCTGCAGAAGGCCCAGCTCGGCCTGCTCGACGACGGCTACGAGCCCGAGCCGTCCGGGCCGGTGGACCTCGACGACCCCGACTCCCGCGACCTGGCCCGGCGCCTGGCCGAGGAGTCGATCGTGCTGCTCACGAACGGCGGCGTGCTCCCGCTCGGCGACGCCGCGGGCAGGACCGTCGCCGTGATCGGCCCGAACGCCGACGACGTCACCGCCCTGTTCGGCTGCTACTCGTTCGTCAACCACGTGCTGCCGCACTTCCCCGAGGTCGAGTCCGGCATCGCGGCGCCCACGCTCCTCGACGCGCTGCGCGAGGAGTTCCCCGGCGCGACGATCCAGGTCGAGCGGGGCACGGGCGTGGACGACGGTGACCGTACGGGCATCGCCGCGGCCGCGCGCCTGGCGGCGGAGTCGGATCTCGCGATCCTCGTGCTCGGCGACCGCTCCGGGCTGTTCGGCCGGGGCACCTCCGGCGAGGGCTGCGACGCGGAGACCCTCGACCTGCCGGGCGCGCAGCAGGAGCTCGTCGACGCCGTCATCGCCACGGGCACGCCGACCGTGGTCGTGCTCATGACCGGGCGCGCCTACGCCGTGCCGGGCCTGCTCAGGGACGCCGCCGCCGTCGTGCAGGCGTACTTCCCCGGCGAGGAGGGCGCGGGCGCCGTCGCCCGCGTGCTGTCCGGCGCCGTGAACCCCTCCGGCCGCCTGCCCATGAGCATGCCCCGCTCGACCGCCGGCCAGCCGTACAGCTACCTGCACCCCAGGCTCGGCGCGGCGAGCTCCGTCAGCAACATCGACCCCGCACCGGCGCTGAGCTTCGGGCACGGGCTGAGCTACACGAGTTTCGCCTACGAGGACCTGACCGCCGACGGGACGGCCGGGACGGCAGGGTCGATCCGCTGCTCGGTCGTGGTGCGCAACACCGGCGAGCGCGCCGGGGCGGAGGTGGTCCAGGTGTACGCCTCCGACAAGGTCGCCTCGGTCACCAGGCCCGTGGCCCAGCTCGTCGGGTACGCCCGGGTCGAGCTGGCCCCCGGCGAGAGCGCGAAGGTCGCCTTCGACGTCCCGGTCAGGCTGCTGGCCTTCACCGGCCGTGACGGGCGGCGTGTCGTCGAGCCCGGCGAGATCGGCCTGTCGGTGCGCCGCTCCGTCGCGGAGCCGATCGCCGAGACGTCCGTGGAGCTGACCGGCCCCCTGTATGAGGTCACCGGCTCCGAGCGGCGTCTGACCACTGTGTCGGTCGAGCCGGGAAAGGAGCTATGA
- a CDS encoding beta-galactosidase: MLPHSGPDSRTFREIIDLGRELKLLAPAAGTTSRAEIAILFDWDGWWGLEETAGLPRQDFSYPDTVMRHYTPLWSQHLPVDVVSSGSSLEGYKVLVVPNAYLIDDEGVRRITEFARDGGTVIMSFFSGVVDDCNRVRPDGYPGAFRQLIGAKIDEYWPARPHEVFSVEFADGRKTTSTWWRDDLHLETGTALATYGDGLLAGRAAVVENRFGAGRVVYFATLLEQAVFDAELVGAVEAAGVRSPFPGVPAHVECAVRGDAEHEYVFLLNHSGEESVSVPFDGEGTDLLTGERVSGSVDLAPLGAAVIQRPRA; this comes from the coding sequence ATGCTGCCGCACTCCGGGCCGGACTCGCGCACGTTCAGGGAGATCATCGACCTGGGACGGGAGCTGAAGCTGCTCGCGCCCGCCGCCGGGACCACCTCGCGCGCCGAGATCGCGATCCTCTTCGACTGGGACGGCTGGTGGGGGCTGGAGGAGACCGCGGGGCTGCCGCGCCAGGACTTCAGCTATCCCGACACGGTCATGCGGCACTACACGCCGCTGTGGTCGCAGCACCTCCCGGTGGACGTGGTGTCCTCCGGGTCCTCGCTGGAGGGGTACAAGGTGCTGGTGGTGCCGAACGCGTACCTGATCGACGACGAGGGCGTGCGGCGGATCACCGAGTTCGCCCGCGACGGCGGGACGGTGATCATGTCGTTCTTCTCCGGCGTGGTCGACGACTGCAACCGGGTGCGGCCCGACGGCTACCCGGGGGCGTTCCGGCAGCTCATCGGGGCCAAGATCGACGAGTACTGGCCGGCCAGGCCGCACGAGGTCTTCTCCGTGGAGTTCGCCGACGGGCGGAAGACCACCTCGACCTGGTGGCGCGACGACCTCCACCTCGAGACGGGCACGGCCCTGGCCACCTACGGGGACGGCCTGCTGGCCGGGCGGGCGGCCGTGGTGGAGAACCGCTTCGGCGCGGGGCGGGTCGTGTACTTCGCCACGCTGCTGGAGCAGGCGGTCTTCGACGCCGAACTGGTCGGGGCGGTGGAGGCGGCGGGCGTCCGTTCGCCCTTCCCGGGGGTGCCGGCCCACGTGGAGTGCGCCGTGCGGGGGGACGCGGAGCACGAGTACGTGTTCCTGCTCAACCACAGCGGCGAGGAGAGCGTGTCCGTGCCCTTCGACGGGGAGGGGACCGACCTGCTGACGGGGGAGCGCGTGTCGGGCTCAGTAGACCTGGCCCCGCTCGGCGCGGCCGTGATCCAGCGCCCCCGCGCGTAG
- a CDS encoding PA14 domain-containing protein, whose protein sequence is MTALARRALRAALAGGLAAAAAIWPAGVPAEAAVPAAVPAAVPAAVSAAVSVDFTKPVRTLSAADYGIGITGYGDGSYITNDSKHRERLRTLKPGRMRIELHYQEPGNHAGPIVCGGFKCDTTISGDAWITAIRDLGAEPVVILQMDGRQSAEVNRDDAVALYQHFAASGTPVRRFILGNELNCTCTPEKPEMSASEYSRRFNMITDALDAKDPAVRVGGPATAWNDLPYIRTFLEGSKDRVDFLDYHDYGNGTEAATDENLLGAVVRGYETDLKEVSALAESVLGRKIDLQIGEFNSDFDDPDGHRTLTHFNTLWGAAALGQILHAGAAAYQYGDKNGQLGLTSTNGEGGIQRSEPLPIYHGIGMFTGEGLFRPFGTTMVQATADSDLLHVFASDAAKNVVLVNVGTQPLDTMLSFTGLTAGTAAVWQSTSDAWTPHRTGAVTVAGGKGTLTLPAGSVTTLVIDQQGLSATYFDNADLTAPKLTRIDPGVNFDWGANAPDPAVSADTFSVRWTGKVIADRAETYTFITTSDDGVRLWVDGKVVVDNWTDHSKRDDSGQIALTAGAHDIRMEFYDSGYDAIAQLHWSSPAITRQTIPAEKLLAG, encoded by the coding sequence ATGACTGCATTGGCGCGTCGCGCGCTGCGTGCCGCTCTCGCGGGCGGCCTGGCCGCCGCCGCGGCGATCTGGCCGGCCGGGGTTCCTGCGGAAGCGGCCGTGCCCGCCGCCGTGCCCGCCGCCGTGCCCGCCGCTGTGTCCGCCGCCGTCTCGGTGGACTTCACCAAGCCGGTCCGTACGCTGTCCGCCGCCGACTACGGCATCGGCATCACCGGGTACGGCGACGGCTCGTACATCACGAACGACTCCAAGCATCGCGAGCGCCTGCGCACCCTGAAGCCGGGCCGGATGCGGATCGAGCTGCACTACCAGGAGCCCGGCAACCACGCCGGCCCCATCGTCTGCGGCGGCTTCAAGTGCGACACGACGATCTCGGGCGACGCCTGGATCACCGCCATCCGGGACCTGGGCGCCGAGCCGGTCGTCATCCTCCAGATGGACGGGCGCCAGAGCGCCGAGGTGAACCGCGACGACGCGGTGGCCCTCTATCAGCACTTCGCCGCCTCCGGCACGCCGGTGCGGCGGTTCATCCTCGGCAACGAGCTCAACTGCACCTGCACCCCAGAAAAGCCTGAAATGTCGGCATCCGAGTACAGCCGGCGGTTCAACATGATCACCGACGCCCTCGACGCCAAGGACCCGGCGGTACGCGTCGGCGGCCCCGCCACCGCCTGGAACGACCTGCCCTACATCAGGACGTTCCTGGAGGGATCGAAGGACCGCGTCGACTTCCTCGACTACCACGACTACGGCAACGGCACCGAGGCCGCCACCGACGAGAACCTGCTGGGGGCCGTCGTCCGCGGCTACGAGACGGACCTCAAGGAGGTGAGCGCCCTCGCCGAGTCCGTGCTCGGGCGCAAGATCGACCTCCAGATCGGCGAGTTCAACTCCGACTTCGACGACCCCGACGGCCACCGTACGCTGACCCACTTCAACACCCTGTGGGGCGCGGCGGCGCTCGGCCAGATCCTGCACGCCGGAGCCGCCGCCTACCAGTACGGCGACAAGAACGGGCAGCTCGGCCTGACCAGCACGAACGGCGAGGGCGGCATCCAGCGCAGCGAGCCGCTGCCGATCTACCACGGCATCGGCATGTTCACCGGCGAGGGCCTGTTCAGGCCGTTCGGCACGACCATGGTGCAGGCGACGGCCGACAGCGACCTCCTGCACGTGTTCGCCTCCGACGCGGCCAAGAACGTCGTCCTGGTCAACGTCGGCACCCAGCCGCTGGACACCATGCTCTCGTTCACCGGCCTGACGGCGGGCACGGCCGCGGTCTGGCAGAGCACCTCGGACGCCTGGACCCCGCACCGCACCGGCGCGGTCACGGTCGCCGGCGGCAAGGGCACGCTGACGCTGCCGGCGGGCTCGGTCACGACGCTGGTCATCGACCAGCAGGGCCTGTCGGCGACCTACTTCGACAACGCCGACCTGACCGCGCCCAAGCTCACCCGGATCGACCCCGGCGTGAACTTCGACTGGGGCGCGAACGCCCCCGACCCGGCCGTGTCCGCCGACACCTTCAGCGTGCGCTGGACCGGGAAGGTGATCGCGGACCGCGCGGAGACGTACACGTTCATCACCACGAGCGACGACGGCGTCCGGCTCTGGGTGGACGGCAAGGTGGTCGTGGACAACTGGACGGACCACTCCAAGCGCGACGACAGCGGTCAGATCGCGCTGACCGCCGGGGCACACGACATCAGGATGGAGTTCTACGACAGCGGCTACGACGCCATCGCCCAGCTCCACTGGTCCAGCCCCGCCATCACGCGCCAGACCATCCCCGCGGAGAAGCTCCTCGCCGGCTGA
- a CDS encoding ABC transporter ATP-binding protein produces MIEFQHVSKAYREVKALDDVSFTVRRGTVTGFLGPNGAGKSTALRILAGLCRPTSGTATVLGRPYAKLERPGFEVGTVLDAGAQHPGRSGREVLTLGAMLLGLPKSRVDEVLRLVGLTGKEGGRAVGGYSLGMRQRLGIAHALLGRPRALILDEPANGLDPQGIQWMRGLLRDLAAEGCAVLLSSHLLHEVEQVADHIVMIGRGRVLAQGTVAELSRGRGLEQTFLELTANADRSAS; encoded by the coding sequence GTGATCGAATTTCAGCACGTCAGCAAGGCGTACAGAGAGGTGAAGGCACTCGACGACGTGTCCTTCACCGTGCGGCGGGGCACCGTCACCGGATTTCTCGGGCCCAACGGGGCGGGCAAGTCCACCGCGCTGCGCATCCTGGCCGGGCTCTGCCGCCCGACCTCCGGCACGGCGACCGTGCTGGGGCGGCCGTACGCCAAGCTGGAGCGTCCGGGGTTCGAGGTGGGCACGGTGCTGGACGCGGGGGCGCAGCATCCGGGCCGCAGCGGCCGGGAGGTCCTGACCCTGGGCGCGATGCTGCTCGGCCTGCCGAAGTCGCGCGTGGACGAGGTCCTGCGGCTGGTGGGGCTGACCGGCAAGGAGGGCGGCCGGGCCGTGGGCGGCTACTCGCTCGGCATGCGGCAGCGGCTCGGCATCGCTCATGCGCTCCTCGGCCGGCCCCGGGCGCTCATCCTGGACGAGCCCGCCAACGGCCTCGACCCCCAGGGGATCCAGTGGATGCGAGGGCTGCTGCGCGACCTGGCCGCGGAGGGGTGCGCGGTGCTGCTCAGCTCGCACCTGCTGCACGAGGTGGAGCAGGTGGCCGACCACATCGTGATGATCGGGCGCGGCCGGGTGCTCGCGCAGGGCACGGTCGCCGAACTGAGCCGGGGCCGCGGCCTCGAACAGACCTTCCTCGAACTGACCGCGAACGCCGACAGGAGCGCCTCATGA
- a CDS encoding sensor histidine kinase has translation MHDPPPLDRLGIALRYLAAVLPLLFSGLILIALVSYVPMGRDKILWVTADVGLGVVALVLMWWRRRWPWQIALVTALFATVSLSATGPALVSYVSLVTHRRWRWTVPVAVTFWLCVTASTLWQSPFEMTVFYGLASAAVLAGLTFLGLYLRGRRDLAAVQREAERAAQRQRIEQAQLGERLKIAQEMHDVLAHRISLLAMLAGGLAYRTDLSAEQTRETALAIQENAHQSLNELRAVLGTLRRDGGMEAPQPTLAHLDALFEEVRAAGQQVEVDDAIDGRELLPTQTGRHAYRIVQEALTNARKHAPGSRVRAELGGRPGEGLRIRVSNPARSGAKAGPGGRLGLVGLAERTRMAGGTITHSVQNDRFVLDARLPWEA, from the coding sequence GTGCACGACCCACCACCCCTCGACAGACTCGGCATCGCGCTGCGCTACCTGGCCGCCGTGCTGCCCCTGCTGTTCTCCGGCCTCATACTGATCGCGCTCGTCAGTTACGTCCCCATGGGCCGGGACAAGATCCTGTGGGTGACGGCCGACGTAGGGCTCGGCGTGGTGGCGCTGGTCCTGATGTGGTGGCGGCGCCGCTGGCCGTGGCAGATCGCGCTGGTGACCGCGCTCTTCGCCACCGTCTCCCTCAGCGCCACCGGCCCTGCCCTGGTCTCGTATGTCTCCCTGGTCACGCATCGCCGGTGGCGCTGGACCGTGCCGGTGGCGGTCACGTTCTGGCTGTGCGTGACCGCCTCGACCCTGTGGCAGAGCCCCTTCGAGATGACCGTCTTCTACGGTCTGGCCTCAGCCGCCGTCCTGGCCGGGCTGACGTTCCTCGGCCTCTACCTGCGCGGGCGCCGCGATCTGGCCGCCGTGCAGCGGGAGGCGGAGCGCGCGGCGCAGCGGCAGCGGATCGAGCAAGCCCAGCTCGGCGAACGGCTCAAGATCGCCCAGGAGATGCACGACGTCCTCGCGCACCGGATCTCCCTGCTGGCGATGCTCGCCGGCGGCCTGGCCTACCGTACGGACCTGTCCGCCGAGCAGACCCGCGAGACCGCCCTGGCGATCCAGGAGAACGCCCACCAGTCGCTGAACGAGCTGCGCGCCGTCCTCGGCACGCTCCGGCGCGACGGCGGCATGGAGGCGCCGCAGCCGACGCTGGCCCACCTGGACGCGCTGTTCGAGGAGGTGCGGGCGGCCGGGCAGCAGGTGGAGGTGGACGACGCCATCGACGGGCGCGAACTGCTGCCGACGCAGACGGGACGGCACGCGTACCGGATCGTGCAGGAGGCGCTGACCAACGCGCGCAAGCACGCGCCGGGCAGCCGCGTGCGGGCCGAACTGGGCGGGCGTCCCGGCGAGGGACTGCGCATCCGGGTGAGCAACCCCGCCCGGTCCGGCGCGAAGGCCGGCCCCGGCGGCCGGCTTGGCCTGGTCGGCCTTGCCGAACGCACCCGGATGGCGGGCGGCACGATCACCCACTCGGTGCAGAACGACCGCTTCGTCCTCGACGCGCGGCTGCCGTGGGAGGCTTGA